The following coding sequences lie in one Streptomyces xiamenensis genomic window:
- a CDS encoding polyprenyl synthetase family protein, translating into MIRELTPTTATPATTPTTTPTPASDILARTRAATAPALDRALRQLHPWLYEMATHTPDGKGIRAALTLLAAEAVGATGATAVPGAVAVELVQTFSLVHDDIMDGDEHRRARPAVWKAYGTGPAVLAGDALHSLALDTLAAGGGPHTATAVRHLIGALRDLVHGQAEDLRFEHTPWRGEGAVTPHAYLGMAGRKTGALFGCATALGAALGGAQPRTVDALRRAGLHAGVAFQAIDDVLGIWGDPAVTGKPVYGDLRRGKKTLPVLLALAGDRADARALAAVLGTDPFGDEHARYAAALIEAAGGRAAALAEADRQLALAHRSLRAVPLAPAPAGEIRSLLSYLTTRRG; encoded by the coding sequence ATGATCCGCGAACTCACCCCCACGACAGCCACCCCGGCCACCACCCCCACGACCACCCCCACCCCCGCGTCCGACATCCTCGCCCGCACCCGCGCCGCCACCGCCCCCGCCCTGGACCGGGCACTGCGCCAACTCCACCCCTGGCTGTACGAGATGGCCACCCACACCCCGGACGGCAAGGGCATCCGCGCCGCCCTGACCCTGCTGGCCGCCGAAGCCGTCGGCGCCACCGGGGCCACCGCCGTCCCCGGCGCCGTCGCCGTGGAACTCGTGCAGACCTTCTCCCTGGTCCACGACGACATCATGGACGGCGACGAACACCGCAGAGCACGCCCGGCCGTGTGGAAGGCGTACGGCACCGGGCCCGCCGTCCTCGCCGGCGACGCGCTCCACAGCCTGGCCCTGGACACCCTGGCCGCCGGCGGCGGCCCGCACACCGCCACCGCCGTACGGCACCTGATCGGCGCCCTGCGCGACCTGGTGCACGGCCAGGCCGAGGACCTCCGGTTCGAGCACACGCCCTGGCGCGGCGAGGGCGCCGTCACCCCTCACGCGTACCTGGGCATGGCGGGCCGCAAGACCGGCGCGCTGTTCGGCTGTGCCACCGCGCTGGGCGCGGCCCTCGGCGGCGCCCAGCCCCGTACCGTCGACGCGCTGCGCCGTGCCGGACTGCACGCCGGAGTGGCCTTCCAGGCCATCGACGACGTGCTGGGCATCTGGGGCGACCCGGCGGTCACCGGCAAGCCCGTGTACGGCGATCTGCGGCGGGGCAAGAAGACCCTGCCGGTACTGCTGGCCCTGGCCGGCGACCGCGCGGACGCCCGTGCCCTGGCCGCCGTGCTGGGCACGGACCCGTTCGGCGACGAACACGCCCGGTACGCCGCCGCCCTGATCGAGGCGGCCGGCGGGCGCGCCGCCGCGCTCGCCGAGGCGGACCGGCAACTGGCCCTGGCCCACCGGTCGCTGCGCGCGGTGCCGCTGGCACCCGCCCCCGCCGGGGAAATCCGCAGCCTTCTTTCATATCTCACCACCCGCCGCGGCTGA
- a CDS encoding SDR family oxidoreductase — MTRTKDKVVAITGASSGIGEATARRLAADGHRVFLGARRTDRLAALTGEINASGGTAAYRRLDVTDAADVREFVSGARTRFGRLDVLVNNAGVMPLSPLEALRTDEWDRMIDVNVRGVLHGIAAALPLMREQEGGGHLVNVASVGAYEVSPTAAVYCATKFAVRAISEGLRQESGGRVRVTLVSPGVTESELADGISDPVARAAMAAYRAVALPASAVADAIGYAVAQPREVDVNEIVVRPVGSAQ; from the coding sequence ATGACCCGCACCAAGGACAAGGTGGTGGCGATCACCGGTGCCAGCAGCGGGATCGGCGAGGCGACCGCCCGGCGGCTCGCCGCCGACGGGCACCGGGTGTTCCTGGGCGCCCGGCGCACCGACCGGCTCGCCGCGCTCACCGGGGAGATCAACGCCTCGGGGGGAACCGCCGCGTACCGGCGGCTCGATGTCACGGACGCCGCGGACGTACGGGAGTTCGTCTCCGGCGCCCGTACCCGCTTCGGGCGGCTGGACGTCCTGGTGAACAACGCCGGGGTGATGCCGCTGTCGCCCCTGGAGGCGCTGCGCACCGACGAGTGGGACCGCATGATCGATGTGAATGTGCGCGGCGTGCTGCACGGCATCGCCGCCGCGCTGCCGCTGATGCGCGAGCAGGAGGGCGGCGGGCATCTGGTCAACGTCGCCTCGGTCGGGGCGTACGAGGTCTCGCCGACCGCCGCCGTGTACTGCGCGACCAAGTTCGCGGTGCGGGCGATCTCCGAGGGGCTGCGCCAGGAGTCGGGCGGGCGGGTGCGGGTCACGCTGGTCTCTCCCGGGGTGACCGAGTCGGAGCTGGCGGACGGCATCTCCGATCCGGTCGCCCGGGCGGCCATGGCGGCGTACCGGGCGGTGGCGTTGCCGGCCTCGGCCGTCGCGGACGCGATCGGGTACGCCGTGGCCCAGCCGCGCGAGGTCGACGTCAACGAGATCGTCGTGCGTCCCGTGGGGAGTGCCCAGTGA
- a CDS encoding sigma-70 family RNA polymerase sigma factor — MRTAQRDPGELLDRLSSAYRARLLRYVNRLTLGDPHRAEDIVQETMLRVWRLAVRQSARTGAAEHEIAYDEDRLVAWLYTVARNLAVDAHRRDRTVPMGVVPAPMLQRCTEPDMADAVVERHVVHGALARLTPEHREVLVQVHLCDRSRADAARAIGVPQGTVKSRTHYALLAMRREMRRENAAA, encoded by the coding sequence ATGCGTACCGCTCAACGCGACCCAGGCGAATTGCTGGACCGGCTCAGCAGCGCGTACCGTGCCCGGCTGCTGCGCTATGTGAACCGGCTCACCCTGGGAGACCCCCACCGCGCTGAGGACATCGTGCAGGAGACCATGCTCCGGGTGTGGCGCCTGGCCGTGCGGCAGTCCGCGCGAACGGGCGCCGCCGAGCACGAGATCGCCTACGACGAGGACCGCCTCGTCGCCTGGCTGTACACCGTCGCGCGTAACCTCGCGGTGGACGCCCACCGCCGTGACCGCACCGTCCCCATGGGAGTGGTCCCGGCACCCATGCTCCAGCGCTGCACGGAGCCCGACATGGCCGACGCCGTCGTCGAACGCCATGTGGTGCACGGAGCGCTTGCCCGCCTCACCCCCGAACACCGCGAGGTCCTCGTCCAGGTGCACCTGTGCGACCGGTCCCGTGCCGATGCCGCCCGCGCCATCGGCGTCCCCCAGGGGACCGTCAAGTCCCGTACCCACTACGCTCTGCTGGCCATGCGCCGCGAGATGCGACGGGAGAATGCCGCGGCATGA
- a CDS encoding tetratricopeptide repeat protein, whose product MYANAFAPEYQGALNSLSVNSSLTDVLRAASEQLRIAEASGDRREVARAGLGVAEARRRLGQVAEADAAWKASYRAARAADDLGAMAWAMWSGGTLARQRGALPLARRLLTLAADLGKRGDDVVARGYSLAGLAETGRIQGDYQAVGRLHEQLLAEARKRGEARHTVWALEGIAQIHRNTGDFDRALALFEEAAEIARNADDRRGWAWAQRGIADIVSVRDGDADRALSILEKAERACRRMNLTSALAYNHKMRANVLFRARRYRQAKRGYEETLAEFRAIDELRGQALCRLGLAKTLHRLGQRGPEETAAELRELRTLFQRIGLHHARAMTDKALAELPTTAPAPAEAAP is encoded by the coding sequence ATGTACGCCAACGCGTTCGCGCCCGAATATCAGGGCGCCCTGAACTCCCTGTCGGTCAACTCCTCGCTCACCGATGTCCTGCGTGCGGCGAGCGAACAACTGCGGATCGCCGAAGCCTCCGGCGACCGGCGCGAAGTGGCCCGTGCCGGACTCGGCGTCGCCGAGGCACGGCGCCGGCTCGGCCAGGTCGCCGAGGCGGACGCCGCGTGGAAGGCCAGCTACCGTGCCGCCCGCGCCGCGGACGACCTCGGCGCCATGGCCTGGGCCATGTGGAGCGGCGGCACCCTCGCCCGGCAGCGCGGCGCGCTGCCGCTCGCCCGCCGGCTGCTCACCCTCGCCGCCGATCTCGGCAAACGCGGCGACGACGTCGTCGCCCGCGGCTACTCCCTCGCCGGGCTCGCCGAAACCGGCCGAATACAGGGGGACTACCAAGCCGTCGGCCGGCTGCACGAGCAGCTCCTCGCCGAGGCCCGCAAGCGCGGCGAGGCCCGGCACACGGTCTGGGCGCTGGAGGGGATCGCCCAGATCCACCGCAACACCGGAGATTTCGACCGCGCGCTCGCCCTCTTCGAGGAGGCCGCCGAGATCGCCCGGAACGCCGACGACCGGCGCGGCTGGGCCTGGGCCCAGCGCGGCATCGCCGACATCGTCTCGGTCCGCGACGGCGACGCCGACCGCGCGCTGAGCATCCTGGAGAAGGCCGAACGGGCCTGCCGCCGGATGAACCTCACCTCCGCGCTCGCCTACAACCACAAGATGCGCGCCAACGTGCTCTTCCGCGCCCGCCGTTACCGGCAGGCCAAGCGCGGCTACGAGGAGACGCTCGCCGAGTTCCGCGCCATCGACGAGCTGCGCGGCCAGGCCCTGTGCCGGCTCGGACTGGCCAAGACCCTGCACCGGCTGGGGCAGCGCGGCCCGGAGGAGACCGCCGCCGAACTGCGGGAACTGCGCACCCTCTTCCAGCGCATCGGGCTCCACCACGCCAGAGCCATGACCGACAAAGCACTGGCCGAACTGCCCACGACCGCGCCCGCCCCCGCGGAGGCCGCCCCATGA
- a CDS encoding rhamnogalacturonan lyase, with amino-acid sequence MRPYGRTRAVAVTAALVGGLLAGAAGPGAAAPGSGSGTGSAALQLEELDRGLVAVATDEGVFLSWRLLGHEVTGAGENGMTGADFRVYRDGEAIATVTDSTNFLDPDGQDGASYRVAALVGGTEVDRSDAVSPWSEGYYDIPLRKPADGVTPAGEAYTYRANDMSVGDVDGDGQYEFIVKWDPSNSKDVSQVGYTGNVYIDTYRFDGTLLHRIDLGVNIRAGAHYTQFLVYDFDGDGRSEMMFKTAPGTKITRYGKDGRAVSTKYITMPREDVRAGYGHGDDYRMSAEDYAEHLAGIFRGWHEHPEVVAGNWPATVEEALGAEDEFSHSYPLSAADAAELTDYFIDVYAPSRSGNNRLRAFEGFIVDGPEYLTVFNGLTGAELQTIAYKPGRHDDGLMWGDYAMNRIEPGNRVDRFLSGVAYLDGTHPSAVFARGYYTRTTLVAYRWDGHRLTEDWYVDSGWTPMSNPFNDGPHGVEGTDPEYGTLTTQGFHSLSVADVDGDGKQEIVYGSATLDHDGSLLYSSYDFGPPESSVPGEYVKLGHGDAMHVADIDPDRPGLEIYTVHEGGPWAPYGYALRDAATGEVLYGGYTGVDTGRGMIGDIDPSRPGLETWGSGIGLWSAGGERLGSQTPGTNMSIRWSGDMTTQLVDGAIDVTPTIEDWQRGTLLTATGTLTNNHTKGNPSLVADIFGDWREELLVRTEDSSAIRVYTSTEVTDRKLYTLMHDPQYRVDVARQQTTYNQPSYPSFYFASDTDWADVPVPDFVTPGGVSALKDALDAFVRAGDVDRVTGILLSVPLLVAKVQWEQAGSARGAVAALESFVWQLEKASKRSVSDGARAALTHRAQVLISQLR; translated from the coding sequence ATGAGACCGTACGGAAGAACGCGAGCCGTCGCCGTGACGGCGGCGCTCGTCGGCGGGTTGCTGGCGGGTGCCGCCGGGCCCGGGGCCGCAGCCCCGGGATCCGGCTCCGGCACCGGCTCCGCCGCCCTCCAGCTGGAGGAGCTGGACCGGGGCCTGGTGGCCGTCGCCACCGACGAGGGCGTGTTCCTCAGCTGGCGGCTGCTCGGCCACGAGGTGACCGGGGCCGGGGAGAACGGCATGACCGGCGCCGACTTCCGGGTGTACCGGGACGGCGAGGCCATCGCCACCGTCACCGACAGCACCAACTTCCTCGACCCGGACGGTCAGGACGGTGCCTCGTACCGGGTCGCCGCCCTCGTCGGCGGCACCGAGGTCGACCGCAGCGACGCCGTCTCCCCCTGGTCCGAGGGCTACTACGACATCCCGCTGCGCAAGCCGGCCGACGGTGTGACCCCGGCCGGCGAGGCGTACACGTACCGCGCCAACGACATGAGCGTCGGCGACGTGGACGGCGACGGCCAGTACGAGTTCATCGTCAAGTGGGACCCGTCCAACTCCAAGGACGTCTCCCAGGTCGGCTACACCGGCAATGTCTACATCGACACCTACCGCTTCGACGGCACCCTCCTGCACCGTATCGACCTGGGCGTCAACATCCGGGCGGGCGCCCACTACACGCAGTTCCTGGTGTACGACTTCGACGGCGACGGCCGCTCGGAGATGATGTTCAAGACCGCGCCGGGCACCAAGATCACCCGGTACGGGAAGGACGGCCGCGCCGTCTCCACGAAGTACATCACCATGCCCCGCGAGGACGTGCGCGCCGGTTACGGGCACGGTGACGACTACCGGATGAGCGCCGAGGACTACGCCGAGCACCTCGCCGGCATCTTCCGGGGCTGGCACGAGCACCCCGAGGTCGTCGCCGGGAACTGGCCGGCCACCGTCGAGGAGGCGCTGGGCGCCGAGGACGAGTTCAGCCACAGCTACCCGCTGTCGGCCGCCGACGCCGCTGAACTCACCGACTACTTCATCGATGTCTACGCCCCCTCGCGCAGCGGCAACAACCGGCTGCGCGCCTTCGAGGGCTTCATCGTCGACGGGCCCGAGTACCTGACCGTCTTCAACGGCCTGACCGGCGCCGAGCTCCAGACCATCGCCTACAAGCCCGGCCGCCACGACGACGGGCTCATGTGGGGCGACTACGCGATGAACCGCATCGAGCCGGGGAACCGGGTCGACCGCTTCCTGTCCGGCGTGGCCTACCTCGACGGCACGCACCCCTCCGCCGTGTTCGCCCGCGGCTACTACACCCGCACCACCCTCGTCGCCTACCGCTGGGACGGCCACCGGCTGACCGAGGACTGGTACGTGGACAGCGGCTGGACCCCGATGTCCAACCCGTTCAACGACGGCCCGCACGGCGTCGAGGGCACCGACCCCGAGTACGGCACCCTCACCACCCAGGGCTTCCACTCGCTGTCCGTGGCCGATGTGGACGGCGACGGCAAGCAGGAGATCGTCTACGGTTCGGCGACCCTGGACCACGACGGCTCACTGCTCTACAGCTCCTACGACTTCGGCCCGCCGGAGTCCAGCGTCCCGGGCGAGTACGTGAAGCTGGGCCACGGCGACGCCATGCACGTCGCCGACATCGACCCGGACCGCCCCGGCCTGGAGATCTACACCGTCCACGAGGGCGGGCCGTGGGCCCCGTACGGGTACGCGCTGCGCGACGCCGCCACCGGTGAGGTGCTGTACGGCGGTTACACCGGCGTGGACACCGGGCGCGGCATGATCGGTGACATCGATCCCTCCCGCCCCGGCCTGGAGACGTGGGGTTCGGGCATCGGGCTGTGGAGTGCCGGCGGTGAGCGGCTGGGCTCGCAGACCCCCGGCACCAACATGAGCATCCGCTGGTCGGGCGACATGACCACGCAGCTGGTCGACGGCGCGATCGATGTCACCCCGACCATCGAGGACTGGCAGCGCGGCACGCTGCTGACCGCCACCGGCACCCTCACCAACAACCACACCAAGGGCAACCCGTCCCTGGTGGCCGACATCTTCGGCGACTGGCGCGAGGAACTGCTGGTGCGGACCGAGGACAGTTCGGCGATCCGCGTCTACACGAGCACGGAGGTCACCGACCGCAAGCTGTACACCCTCATGCACGACCCGCAGTACCGGGTGGACGTGGCGCGGCAGCAGACCACCTACAACCAGCCGTCCTACCCGAGCTTCTACTTCGCCTCCGACACCGACTGGGCGGACGTCCCGGTGCCGGACTTTGTGACGCCGGGCGGGGTGAGCGCGCTGAAGGACGCGCTGGACGCGTTCGTCCGGGCCGGGGATGTCGACCGGGTGACCGGGATCCTGCTGTCGGTGCCGCTGCTGGTGGCCAAGGTGCAGTGGGAGCAGGCCGGCAGCGCGCGGGGCGCGGTGGCGGCGCTGGAGTCGTTCGTGTGGCAGCTGGAGAAGGCGTCGAAGCGCTCGGTGTCGGACGGCGCGCGGGCCGCGCTGACCCATCGGGCGCAGGTGCTGATCAGCCAGTTGCGGTGA
- a CDS encoding nuclear transport factor 2 family protein yields the protein MSDHVAALERRLRVLEDKEAVRALLMRGWRALDRGDWGTWSACWAGDAVLEFGPWGEIRGRDAIRARVEEAESPYAAMQHHILNLHVEVDGDRATGIGYMWFVAVGGPAPDAAGAPYAMGGPYDWEFRRDPGRGWLVARQRLGVQWTHGADPLRAFE from the coding sequence GTGAGCGATCATGTCGCGGCGCTGGAGCGCCGGCTCAGGGTGCTGGAGGACAAGGAGGCGGTGCGCGCGCTGCTGATGCGGGGGTGGCGGGCGCTGGATCGCGGGGACTGGGGGACGTGGAGCGCCTGCTGGGCCGGGGACGCGGTGCTGGAGTTCGGGCCGTGGGGGGAGATCCGCGGGCGGGACGCGATCCGGGCGCGGGTGGAGGAGGCGGAGTCGCCGTACGCCGCCATGCAGCACCACATCCTCAACCTGCACGTGGAGGTGGACGGGGACCGGGCGACGGGCATCGGCTACATGTGGTTCGTCGCGGTCGGCGGGCCCGCCCCGGATGCGGCGGGCGCCCCGTACGCGATGGGTGGCCCGTACGACTGGGAGTTCCGGCGTGACCCCGGGCGCGGCTGGCTGGTGGCGCGCCAGCGGCTCGGGGTCCAGTGGACGCACGGAGCGGATCCATTGCGCGCCTTTGAGTGA